A single genomic interval of Alistipes provencensis harbors:
- a CDS encoding RecQ family ATP-dependent DNA helicase: protein MEPTPDKIYDTLRRYWGFTEFRPVQEEIIRSAMEGRDTLALMPTGGGKSLTYQVPTLAREGLCIVVTPLIALMKDQVDRLRARRIAAVAIHSGLSPRQIDIALDNCVYGDVKFLYVAPERLATESFRLRVVRMNVSLVAVDEAHCISQWGYDFRPSYLRIAELRERLPGVPVLALTASATRLVADDIMRHLKFAEPHILRSSFARPNLSYSVRRTDDKNGQLLRLVHNVPGSGIVYTRTREGTEQTADFLRQEGVPAAAYHGGLGHTERALRQEEWLSGKVRVMVATNAFGMGIDKPDVRFVVHYAMCDSLESYYQEAGRAGRDGARAYALLLVASDDSDRIARRFEQEFPPLEKVKDIYESVCSYLQVGVGDGGEASFLFNIHDFCAREHLYSGTVLSALKLLQQNGYMTLTDAQDNPARVMFCVSRDELYKLRVQRDELDHFIRTLLRLYNGVFTEFRPIDEGELATWSGYTVQRVKELLKRLWQLRVIRYIPSNRSPILFLNEERLPRADLYIAPETYQRRQQLMRERFEQMVAYAANDDECRGAVLEKYFGEGDPAPCGVCDVCLARKRAAKAAGTPDAAALRKSILQRLAESPADPRQLAADISCTPERLAGAVRELLEKGEVRTAPDGRIALFNAPDSPDPVK from the coding sequence CGCTCACCTATCAGGTTCCGACCCTCGCCCGCGAGGGGCTTTGCATCGTCGTCACACCGCTCATCGCCCTGATGAAAGATCAGGTCGACCGCCTCCGGGCGCGGCGCATCGCGGCCGTGGCCATCCATTCGGGGCTCTCTCCCCGGCAAATCGACATCGCGCTGGACAACTGTGTCTACGGCGACGTGAAATTCCTCTACGTCGCCCCCGAGCGGCTGGCCACCGAGTCCTTCCGCCTGCGCGTCGTGCGGATGAACGTCTCGCTCGTGGCCGTCGACGAAGCCCACTGCATCTCGCAGTGGGGCTACGACTTCCGCCCCTCGTACCTGCGCATCGCCGAACTGCGCGAACGACTCCCCGGCGTCCCCGTGCTGGCGCTCACGGCCTCGGCCACCCGCCTGGTGGCCGACGACATCATGCGCCACCTCAAATTCGCCGAACCGCATATCCTGCGCAGCAGTTTCGCACGTCCCAACCTTTCGTACAGCGTCCGCCGCACCGACGACAAGAACGGCCAACTGCTGCGGCTGGTGCACAACGTCCCCGGCTCGGGCATCGTCTACACACGCACCCGCGAGGGCACCGAACAGACCGCCGACTTTCTGCGGCAGGAGGGCGTCCCGGCCGCGGCCTACCACGGCGGGCTGGGCCATACCGAGCGTGCGCTGCGGCAGGAGGAGTGGCTCTCGGGCAAGGTCCGCGTGATGGTCGCCACCAACGCCTTCGGCATGGGCATCGACAAACCCGACGTGCGGTTCGTGGTCCACTACGCCATGTGCGACTCGCTCGAAAGCTATTACCAGGAGGCCGGACGCGCAGGCCGCGACGGCGCGCGGGCCTATGCCCTGCTGCTCGTGGCTTCGGACGACAGCGACCGCATCGCACGGCGCTTCGAACAGGAGTTCCCCCCGCTGGAAAAGGTCAAGGACATCTATGAATCGGTCTGCTCCTACCTGCAGGTGGGCGTCGGCGACGGAGGCGAAGCGTCGTTCCTGTTCAACATCCACGACTTCTGCGCCCGCGAACACCTCTACTCGGGGACGGTCCTGAGCGCCCTGAAACTGCTTCAGCAGAACGGCTACATGACCCTCACCGACGCGCAGGACAACCCTGCGCGGGTGATGTTCTGCGTCAGCCGCGACGAACTGTACAAACTCCGCGTGCAGCGCGACGAACTCGACCACTTCATCCGCACCCTGCTGCGGCTCTACAACGGGGTCTTCACCGAATTCCGGCCCATCGACGAGGGCGAACTGGCCACATGGAGCGGTTACACCGTCCAGCGGGTCAAAGAACTGCTGAAACGGCTCTGGCAACTGCGCGTCATCCGCTACATCCCGTCGAACCGCTCGCCGATCCTCTTCCTGAACGAAGAGCGCCTTCCGCGCGCCGACCTCTACATCGCCCCCGAAACCTACCAGCGGCGACAGCAACTGATGCGCGAACGCTTCGAACAGATGGTCGCCTACGCCGCCAACGACGACGAGTGCCGCGGCGCCGTGCTGGAAAAATACTTCGGCGAGGGCGATCCCGCCCCGTGCGGGGTGTGCGACGTGTGTCTCGCCCGCAAACGGGCCGCCAAGGCCGCCGGAACGCCCGATGCCGCCGCGCTGCGCAAAAGCATCCTGCAACGCCTGGCCGAATCCCCCGCCGACCCGCGTCAACTGGCCGCCGACATCTCCTGCACCCCCGAACGGCTGGCCGGGGCCGTGCGCGAACTGCTCGAAAAAGGCGAGGTCCGGACCGCCCCGGACGGCCGCATCGCGCTTTTCAATGCGCCCGACAGCCCGGACCCGGTAAAATAG
- a CDS encoding 3'-5' exonuclease, with amino-acid sequence MTTVNNFIDKISNEQTALLPAVEFRGKILLVEQERDIAEACKQLARQPLIGFDTETRPSFRPGVTFRVSLLQLSTPTVCYLFRLNKIPLAKPILQLLENREVLKIGADVAGDLRSLRQIRHFRDGGFVDLQTIAPQWGIEEKSLRKLSAIVLGQRVSKAQRLSNWEAATLTDKQQLYAATDAWVCTRIYEQLLRTPKKPIRK; translated from the coding sequence ATGACCACAGTAAACAATTTCATCGATAAAATCAGCAACGAGCAGACCGCCCTGCTCCCGGCCGTCGAGTTCCGGGGGAAGATTCTCCTCGTCGAGCAGGAGCGCGACATCGCCGAGGCCTGCAAACAGCTCGCCCGGCAGCCGCTGATCGGCTTCGACACCGAGACGCGCCCCTCGTTCCGCCCGGGCGTGACGTTCCGCGTGTCGCTGCTGCAACTCTCCACGCCGACGGTCTGCTACCTTTTCCGGCTCAACAAGATTCCGCTGGCCAAGCCCATCCTGCAACTGCTCGAGAACAGGGAGGTGCTCAAGATCGGCGCCGACGTGGCGGGCGACCTGCGCTCGCTGCGCCAGATCCGCCACTTCCGCGACGGGGGTTTCGTCGACCTGCAAACCATCGCGCCCCAGTGGGGCATCGAAGAGAAGAGCCTGCGCAAACTCTCGGCCATCGTGCTGGGACAGCGCGTCTCGAAGGCCCAGCGGCTGAGCAACTGGGAGGCCGCGACCCTCACCGACAAACAGCAGCTTTACGCCGCCACCGATGCGTGGGTCTGCACCCGCATCTACGAACAACTGCTGCGCACACCGAAAAAACCGATCCGCAAATGA
- a CDS encoding class I SAM-dependent rRNA methyltransferase, translating into MIPQIYLRRGKEESLLRRHPWIFSGAIDHIEAEEESDFAEGALVEVYTRPGEFIAQGHYQVGSIAVRVLSFEREPIDQAWWNRRIAVAHDVRRTLSLTDNPATTCYRLVHGEGDSLPGLVVDIYGTTAVIQCHSAGMYHARQQIAEALRTVYGDRLTAIYDKSSQTLPFKADLGAVDGYLWGRAEHTPQIVMENGERFLVNWEKGQKTGFFLDQRENRELVKRYAKGRTVLNTFCYTGGFSVYALSGGAKEVCSVDSSERAVALATENMRLNFGDSAAHSEVAADAVEYLKDIGDRYDLIILDPPAFAKHHKVLGNAMQGYKRLNARALSQIRPGGILFTFSCSQAVSKELFRTTVFSAAAIAGRKVRILHQLTQPADHPINIYHPEGEYLKGLVLYVE; encoded by the coding sequence ATGATACCGCAAATCTACCTGCGCCGCGGCAAGGAGGAGTCGCTCCTGCGCCGCCACCCGTGGATTTTCTCGGGGGCCATCGACCACATCGAAGCCGAAGAGGAGTCCGATTTCGCCGAAGGGGCCCTCGTCGAGGTCTACACCCGCCCGGGCGAGTTCATCGCCCAAGGGCACTATCAGGTGGGCTCGATCGCCGTGCGCGTGCTCTCGTTCGAGCGCGAACCGATCGATCAGGCGTGGTGGAACCGGCGCATCGCCGTGGCCCACGACGTGCGCCGCACGCTCTCGCTCACGGACAACCCCGCGACGACCTGCTACCGCCTCGTCCACGGCGAGGGAGACTCCCTGCCGGGGCTGGTGGTGGACATCTACGGCACGACGGCCGTCATCCAGTGCCACTCGGCGGGCATGTACCACGCCCGGCAGCAGATCGCCGAGGCGCTGCGCACGGTCTACGGCGACCGTCTGACGGCCATCTACGACAAATCGTCGCAGACGCTCCCCTTCAAGGCCGACCTCGGGGCCGTCGACGGCTACCTGTGGGGCCGCGCGGAACACACTCCGCAGATCGTCATGGAGAACGGCGAACGGTTCCTCGTCAACTGGGAGAAGGGGCAGAAAACAGGCTTTTTCCTCGACCAGCGCGAGAACCGCGAACTGGTGAAACGCTATGCGAAGGGCCGCACGGTGCTCAACACGTTCTGCTATACGGGCGGCTTTTCGGTCTACGCCCTCTCGGGCGGCGCGAAGGAGGTCTGCTCGGTCGACTCCTCGGAACGCGCCGTGGCACTTGCCACCGAGAACATGCGGCTCAACTTCGGCGACAGCGCGGCCCACTCGGAGGTCGCCGCCGACGCCGTGGAGTATCTGAAGGACATCGGTGACCGGTACGACCTCATCATCCTCGACCCGCCGGCCTTCGCCAAGCACCACAAGGTGCTGGGCAACGCCATGCAGGGCTACAAGCGGCTCAACGCCCGGGCGCTGTCGCAAATCCGCCCCGGCGGCATCCTCTTTACGTTCTCCTGCTCGCAGGCGGTTTCCAAGGAGCTGTTCCGCACGACGGTCTTTTCGGCCGCGGCCATCGCGGGCCGCAAGGTGCGCATCCTGCACCAACTGACCCAGCCCGCCGACCATCCGATCAACATCTACCACCCCGAGGGCGAATACCTCAAAGGGCTGGTACTTTATGTGGAATAA
- a CDS encoding alpha/beta hydrolase, with protein sequence MKKLLTTTLLALTAALTAGAQSRTEVYTVPSKILGVEKSCTVYLPDGYDRSGESYPVLYLLHGASGCHTDWTRKGYMRRITDETVASGMARPMIVVMPDAAGEGENYTGRHMGYFDVPGWNYEQFFFEEFIPAVEKHYRIAGDKAHRAISGLSMGGGGTAVYALRHPEVFGSACPMSGLLDVLPGPRNYDDAFQQSVADNSPVAMLRQMPDDRLDGVRSVRWWVDCGDDDFLWKSNVDFYSLMRERNIPLQYRMRDGGHTWRYWETVLPDVLVFVSAGFGK encoded by the coding sequence ATGAAAAAACTGCTCACCACCACCCTGCTTGCGCTCACCGCGGCCCTGACGGCCGGGGCCCAGAGCCGCACCGAAGTCTACACCGTCCCGAGCAAGATCCTCGGCGTCGAAAAGAGTTGCACGGTCTACCTGCCCGACGGTTACGACCGTTCCGGGGAGAGTTATCCGGTGCTCTACCTGCTGCACGGCGCCAGCGGCTGCCACACCGACTGGACCCGGAAAGGCTACATGCGCCGCATCACCGACGAAACCGTCGCCTCGGGCATGGCCCGTCCGATGATCGTCGTCATGCCCGACGCCGCGGGCGAGGGCGAGAACTACACCGGCCGACACATGGGCTACTTCGACGTCCCGGGCTGGAACTACGAACAGTTCTTTTTCGAGGAGTTCATCCCCGCCGTCGAGAAACACTACCGCATCGCCGGCGACAAGGCCCACCGCGCCATTTCGGGGCTCTCGATGGGCGGCGGCGGCACGGCGGTCTACGCCCTGCGCCACCCCGAGGTCTTCGGCTCGGCCTGCCCGATGAGCGGCCTGCTGGACGTCCTGCCCGGCCCGCGCAACTACGACGACGCATTCCAGCAATCCGTCGCCGACAACTCGCCCGTGGCGATGCTGCGCCAGATGCCCGACGACCGGCTCGACGGCGTGCGCTCGGTCCGCTGGTGGGTGGACTGCGGCGACGACGACTTCCTCTGGAAATCCAATGTCGACTTCTATTCGCTCATGCGCGAGCGGAACATCCCCCTGCAATACCGCATGCGCGACGGCGGCCACACATGGCGCTACTGGGAAACCGTACTGCCCGACGTGCTGGTCTTCGTCTCGGCGGGATTCGGCAAATAG